TGTTACTAACCTCTTTGCTTCAGTTGGCACCGTTTCCGGCACCGCGAGAGCCATTCCGGACTCTCACTTACTCGACCCGACATTGGGTCACTTCGTTCGATGTGCCCGCCAAGGCAACCGAACACCGTTTGTTTGTTTCTGGCAACAGGAAGGCTTAAGCCTTCTTGGGACGCTTCGCGCCGTACTTGGAACGCGACTGCTTGCGGTCTTTCACGCCTTGCAGGTCGAGCGAGCCGCGCACGATGTGGTAGCGAACACCGGGCAAGTCCTTGACACGACCGCCGCGAACCAGCACGACGCTGTGTTCCTGGAGGTTGTGGCCTTCGCCGCCGATGTAGGAAATGACTTCGAAGCCGTTGGTCAGGCGGACCTTGGCAACTTTACGAAGCGCCGAGTTGGGCTTCTTTGGCGTCGTGGTGTAGACGCGGGTGCAGACACCGCGGCGTTGCGGCGAGTTCTGCATGGCAGGGCTCTTCGAATTGATCTTTTCGACCGTTCGACCCTGACGCACCAGTTGATTGATGGTTGGCATGAATGAATTAGTCCCAAAACAACCCGGCCTTTGGCTCTGAACCGCCCTCGTCCTTGACGTGACGCAAGGACAAGGAAGCCGGGAATAACGAAAACGTGAAACCCTTCGGAAAATTCCGAAAAGCCCACGAGTATAGCAGGCGGCCCCGCGGCCAGCAATTGCCGCGAGCAGGCGTTACTTGATCCAGAGCCTCACGGCGTCCCAGGCGCGGCCGAAAATGCCCGCCTGCTCGACGCCTTCGAGCGCGACCAGCGGAACGTCGGCCAGGGGCTGGTCGTCCAGGGTCACCTTGAGCGAGCCCACGGACTGGTACTTCGTGAACGGCGCCACCAGCGGATCGGGCCGCGCCACCTGGGTCTTGATCTTGTTGGCGGTACCGGCGGGTACCGCCACCACGATCGCGTCGGGCCGGCCCAGCTTGAGCGTGTTGACCTTGCCCTTCCAGACCGCGGGGGTGGCGGCCGGCTGGCCAGCGTCGAACAACCGCACGGCGTCGTAGGCGGTGTAGCCCCAGTTCAGCAGCTTCTGCGATTCGTTCGCGCGCACGGTCTCGCCGGAGGCGCCCAGCACGATCGACAGCAGGCGGCGGCCGCCGGTCAGGTTGGGAAAATCGCGCTTGGCGGTGGCAATCATGCAGTAGCCGGCCGCATCGGTATGGCCGGTCTTGAGGCCGTCGACCGTGGGGTCGCGGAACAGCAGCAGGTTGCGGTTGGTGTCGTTGGTCGACGGCGTGCCGGGATAGCGGTACTTCTTGATCGCGTAGTACTTGGCTTCCTCGGGGAAGTCGCGCACCAGGCGGGTCGCCAGGATGCTCAGGTCGCGCGCCGTGGTGGTGTGGCCGGAGGCCGTGAGCCCCTCGGGGTTCTTGTAGCTGGTGTTCTTCATGCCCAGCGCCTTGGCCTGGGCGTTCATGAGCTCGACGAAATGCTCCACCGTACCGCCCACGCCTTCGGCCAGGGCCACGGTGGCGTCATTGCCCGACTGGACGATGAGGCCCTTGATCAGGTCTTCGACCGGCACCTGCATCTTCGGGTCGATGAACATGCGCGAGCCGGGCATCTTCCAGGCGCGCTGGCTGACGGGCATGGTCTGGGTCAGCGTGATCTTCTTGGCGCGCAGCGCGTCGAACACGATGTAGGCCGACATCAGCTTGGTGAGGGAGGCCGGCTCGACCGGGCTGTCGATGTCCTTCTGGGCCAGGATCTGGTTGGCCGTGACGTCAAGCAGCAGGTAGCTGCGCGCGGCAACTTCCGGTGGCGCCGGCACCTGGGCGGCGGCAATCATGCAGACCGATGCGGCGGCGGTCAGCACCAGGGCGCGAAACGCGTCAAGAAAACGATTCATGGGGAGAGATGGGGAGAAAACGAAAACAAGCCCGAGGGGCTTTCATGCGATGCCCGCGCGCAGATGGCGCACGACCAGGCTCTTGAGCAGCGGCAATTGTCCGTGAAAGAAATGCCCGCCCCCGGGGACAACCGTGACAGGAAGTGACTGCGGCCGCGCCCAATCCATGACGGCCGACAGCGGCACCGTGTCATCGGCCTCGCCATGGACCACCAGCGTGCGCTCGTGCGCGTCGGCCGGCAGCGTGGCCACGGCAAAACGCGAGGCGGCCGTGCCGACGAGCACCAGCTGCCGAATGTCGCGCGAAGCCCAGAGCGTTTCGGCCGCGCAGCTCGCCACGAAGGCGCCGAACGAAAACCCCGCAATGGCCAGCGGGCCTTCCGGGGCGAGCTGTTCGACGACCTTCAGCATGTCCTCGCGTTCGCCGCGCCCCTCGTCGTGCACGCCCTCGCTCGCACCCACACCGCGGAAATTGAAGCGCACCGCGGTCCAGCCGCAGGCGACGAACGCGCGCGCCAGGGTCTGCACCACCTTGTTGTCCATGGTGCCGCCGAACAGCGGATGCGGATGGGCGATGACCGCGGTGCCGCGCGTGACGTCGGCCTCGGCCGGCCGGTCTCGCTGGACCTCGATGAGGCCGGCCGCGCCCTGGAGGCGGATCTTTTCGGTCTGGGAGTTCATGGTGCTGGGAATGGAGCGGCCCGGCGGCCGCGGGCGGGGTGCACGGTACGAGCGCGGGATGTCCGCAAAAGTTCAGCGGCCGACATCCGGAGGCAGCACGAGGCGCTCGACCACCTTGCCGTTCTTCAGGTGCGACTCGACGATCTCGTCGATGTCTTCGGCATCGACGAAGGTGTACCAGACCGCTTCGGGATAGACGACCGCCACGGGCCCGCCTGCGCACCGGTCCAGGCAGCCCGCCTTGTTGACCCGCACCTTGCCGGGGCCGGCCAGCCCCGCTTCCTTGACCTTGGACTTGCAGCGGTCGAAGCCTTGCTGGGCGTTGTGCAGGGCGCAGCAGTCTTCCCCGTTCTTGCGCTCGTTGAGGCAGAAGAAGATATGGCGGCCGTAGTAGCCGCGCGGCGCGGCGGGAGTGGAACTGGGCATCGGGCGATTTTAGTGAGGCGCGACTGCGCCATCGGGCGACGGGGTCAGCTGGCCGGGCGTCCGCGGCGCGACAGTGCGGCCACCACGTAGGCCAGCACCGCGAACGGCCACACCCAGCCCAGCCATTGCGCGAGCCCATGGAAGCGGATGAAGCGCCCCTGCTCCCAGGTGGCCAGCGTCTGCGCGAAGTACGCGCTCTCGGGCGCCTGGTTCAACAGGCTCAACTGGATCACCAGGCCCACCAGCAGCAAGGCCGCGCACAGCCGCCGCGGCGCGCCCAGCAGCAGCACGCCCGCGAACAGGGCGCTGGCAATGCCGACCTGCACCGGCAGGCCCAGCCAGGCCCACGCATGCTCCGGGCCGTAGCTCAGCGCAGCCGACAGCGCCGAGGCCCCGATGCCGGCCAACAGCGTGAGCGGCAGCAGCACCGCACGCCGCGCCACCGTGCGTGTCACCAGGAAGGCCAGCAGGCACGGCACCAGCGCCCCGAGCATCACGCACAGCAGCTCCACGGCGGGCACCAGCGGTTCGAGCTCGAACTGGCGAAGCGGCATCCAGTCGATGAAGGGCGTGTCGAGCAACCATTCCGAGATGGCGACTTCGAGCCGCTCGAACACCTGGCCGAGCCCGAAGGTCACGGCCGCGGGAAACAACAGCGCGATGGGCCACAGCGCCAGCAGCACCAGCGCGCCGCGCGATTCTTCGACAAACCACTGCGAGCGCGCGCGGCTCCAGTGCGCCACCGCGCCGAGGCGCTCCAGGCCGGCCGCCAGCATGGCGCCCAGGAGCGCGCCCGAGGTATTGAGGCCCAGGTCGACGTTCGAGGGAATGCGTGCGGGAAGGTAGCTCTGCAGCGTCTCCATCGCAAAAGCCACCGCGGCGCCGGCCAGCGTTGCGCGCAGCATGGCGCGCCAGACACTGGCATCCCTTCGCGTGCGCAGCACGGCCAGCGCACAGAGAAACCCGAAGGGCACGTAGCCGCCCACGTTGATCGCGAAATCGAAGCCCGTCCAGTATTTGGGCCACGGTGCCGACAGGTAGGCCCAGGGGGCGATGCCCTGGTCGCGCCAGTCCGCAAACGGATAGAGGCTCGCATAGACGATCAGCGCCGCATAGGCGAGCGCCAGGGGCAGCGCGGCGGTCTTGTGCTGCGGCTCCAAGTTTTCTTTCCGGCTCAGAACGGCTTGACGACCACCAGCACCACGATGCCCAGCAGCAGCAAGACCGGCAGTTCGTTGAACCAGCGGTACCACCGGTGGCTGCGCCCCTGGCCGCCAGCCACGAAGCGCCGCAGAAGCACGCCGCAGCCATGGTGATAGCCGATGGCGGCCAGCACCAGCGCCAGCTTGGCATGCATCCAGCCGTTGCCCGGGCCGCGCCCGATGCCATAGCCCAGCCAGAGCCAGAGGCCGAAAGCCAAGGCCGGGATCGCCAGGAAGGTCGTGAACCGCAGCAGCTTGCGCGCCATCAGCAGCAAGCGCTCACGTTCGGCGACGGACTCCGGCGGCACCATCGCCAGGTTGACGAAGATCCGCGGCAGGTAGAACAAGCCCGCGAACCAGCTCGCAATGAAGACGATGTGAAAAGATTTGACCCAGAGCATGGCCGGCAGTTTAGTGGCCGGCCGCGCCCTTCCTGCCTTTGTCTGCGGCCGCGCACGCTGCGGGCACAAATCCCGGCGCCTGCACGCTGCAGGCAAAAAAAAGCCCGACGTCTGCACGCCGGGCTGGGAAGCCCTTTTGCTGTCACACATCAAGGCACCCGCTCAGGGAGGAAAAGCGGGGAGCGGCAAGCCGCCCGCTGCAGAATTTAACAAAGACGAAACAAGGTTTCAAGCGAATCGACCACTTTCTTTGACAATTTCGCGCAAAAAAAGAGAACCTTCGAGGTATATGCCGGATCGCCCTCCGGACGACCTTCTTGTGCCTGGCGCAGGCTGCGGGGCCGGCGCTTCAGGCACAATTTTCCGCCTATGACGCCATCTCCCTCCTCCGCCTTCGCCATGTACCCCGCCGGCCGGCCGCGCCGCCTGCGCCGCGATGCCTTCACCCGCAACCTCGTCAGGGAGCATGCGCTCACGGCGCACGACCTGATCTACCCCGTGTTCGTCCAGGAAGGCGAGAAAAAGCGCGACGCCGTGTCGTCGATGCCGGGCGTGGACAGGCTGAGCCTCGACCTGCTGCTGCCCGTCGCGGAGCAGTGCGTGGCGGCCGGCATTCCCGTGATGGCGCTGTTCCCGGTCATCGACGCCGGGCTGAAGACACCGGCCGGCGACGAGGCCTTCAACCCCGACGGGCTGATTCCGCGCGTGGTCGCCGCGCTCAAGTCGCGCTTTCCGGAGCTCGGCGTGATGACCGACGTGGCGCTCGATCCCTACACCAGCCACGGGCAGGACGGCCTGCTCGACGACAGCGGCTACATCCTCAACGACCCGACGGTGGAGGTGCTGGTCAAGCAGGCGCTCGCGCAGTCGCAGGCCGGCGTGGACATCGTGGCGCCCAGCGACATGATGGACGGCCGCATCGGTGCCATCCGCACCGCGCTGGAGACGCGCGGCGACGTCCATACCCGCATCATGGCGTACAGCGCCAAGTACGCCAGCGCCTTCTACGGGCCATTCCGCGATGCCGTGGGCTCGGCCGCGACGCTCGGCAAGAGCAACAAGAAGGTCTACCAGATGGACCCCGGCAACAGCGACGAGGCGCTGCGCGAGGTGGGCCTGGACATTGCCGAGGGCGCCGACATGGTGATGGTGAAGCCCGGCATGCCGTACCTGGACATCGTGCGCCGCGTAAAGGACGAATTCCACGTGCCCACCTTCGCCTACCAGGTGAGCGGCGAATACGCGATGCTCAAGGCCGCCGCACAGAACGGCTGGCTCGACCACGACGCGGTGGTGCTCGAAAGCCTGCTCGCGTTCAAGCGCGCCGGCGCCGATGGCGTGCTCACCTACTTCGCACTCGACGCCGCACGGCTGCTGCAGAAGCAATAGCTTGCTGCCCGGGGCACCCGCGGCGCGAGCCCGGGCGGCAATCACAGAGAGCAACAAGGCAGGCCCATGCGCATCATCGAAATCAACCGCTCGCAGGTGAGCGAGCACCCGGCGCTGGCGCCGCTCACGGTGCCGGGCGCCTGCGGCGCGCCGAGCTATCTCTGGATCTCGCTGACGCGGGACGAGTTCCGCACCGCGCTGCCGGAAGTCCAGCAGATCCTGCAGACGCTCTGCCTCACCCAGCTGGTCGACCTGCACGTGGCGGACCTGCTCAATGACCAGTTGCCTTCGCATTTCGACTACACCTCCAAATACGACGTGCTGGTGTTCCGGCGCCTTGCCAGCGGCCCGGGCCAACCAGCGCCGGGCAACGGCAACGGCAAGGGCGCCAGCGCCGGCGAGCCACCGCTGGCGGGCCGGCGCGGACCGCCGGTGCTGCGCCGGGTCGACACCCGTCCGGTCGGCTTCGCCGTCTTCGACCGCGTGCTGCTGTCGGTCCACCCTGAAGACGGCGCGGTGCGCGACGCCTTCGCGGCCCGGCTGCTCGCGGCCGGCTCGCCGGACGGCCATGGCGCGCCGGCGCTCGACGTGCGCGCCACCTCGGCGCGCGTGCCCACAGGCACCGCCGACCTGATGCTTCGCGTCATCAACCAGATCGTCGACGGCTACCTGGACATGCGCCGCGAACTCACGCGCCAGCTCGACCACTGGCAGACCGAACTGATCGATCCGCGCAGCCGCTTCACCAACTGGGGCGCGCTGATGGAAGCGCGCCAGTCGCTGCACCACCTGGACGAGATATGCCAGGACCAGCGCGCCGCCATCCAGGACTGGATCGATTCACTCGAAACCCTGCCGCCGCCCAAGGGCGAGACCGAGCAGCGCGAGCGCGACCTGGTCATGGTGCGAAGCCGCGACGTGCTGGAGCACATCGAGCGCGTGGTGCACCACGTGCGCCGGCTCGAGCAGAACGCCGAAACGGCGGTGCAGATGCACTTCAGCGTCCAGGGCCACCGCGCGAACGACATCATGCGGGTGCTCACCGCGCTGACCGCCATCTTCCTGCCGCTCAACCTCATTGCCGGCATCTTCGGCATGAACTTCGAGTTCATTCCGCTGGTGCACAAGGCGGACGGATTCTGGATCGCGATGAGCGCGATGCTGGTCATTGCGCTGGTGCTGGTGGTGGTCTTCTGGCGCAAGCGCTACCTCGCGCGAACGCGCTGAACGCGCGAACGCCGGTCCCAATAGAAAAGCCACGCAGGAGCGTGGCTTTTCCGTTCCAGCGGCCCCTCGGGGCCAGCCTTCTTCGACGGCTTACTTGGCGACGGCGCCCGAGCCTTGTTGGGCCTGCACGCGTGCGTCCATCGGGTGGGGCATGGTCGAGAGGACCTTGCTGTTGACGCGCGAACCCGAGCTCACGTTCTGGTCGGGCGCGTAGGCGGTACGGACCGCTTCGGCTTCGACGAGCGAACGGTCCTTCGACACGGCCACCGTTTCCGGGCCGCGCGAACCGCGGGTCACGTTCTGGTTCGGAGCCGATGCGGTGCGCACGGCTTCGGCGTTCACTTCGTCGCGGCTCTTGGTCGAGATGGCGGTGTTCACGCCGTCGTAGGTTTCTGCCTGGGCGCCGGTGGCGGCGAGGAGGGTCAGGGCGGCGGCGGCGAGGATGTGCGAGGTCTTCATTTCAGTTCCTTGTGTTCGTTGGATGGTTCGTCCACCAGGCTTGCTCGTTCGCTCACCTGTGCGGCGAGTTTCCGACTGAAACAACAGTGCGGAACGCGCGGAACAGAGACACCGTGTTTCCTCTATTGAAACAATGACAGTTCAAAGGCGTGCACGCGATGGTGGGCGCCCGGCGCCGTCCGGATGTCCGGCTTCCTGGAGAATTCGGGCACGCCGGCGCAGGAACGGAAACAATGGGCACTTTGACATGGACAGTCTCGATCTGATCAGAACCTTCCGGGAGGTGGCCTCGCAAGGCAGCTTCTCGCATGCGGCCAAGAAGCTGGACATGTCCAAAGCCACGGTCAGCAAATACGTGGCGGAACTCGAAACGCGCTTTGGCGTGCGCCTTCTCAACCGCTCCACGCGATCGGTGAGCCTGACCGACGCCGGGCAGCTGCTGCTGGAACGCAGCACGCCGGTGCTCGAGATGGTGGAGCTCACGCAGGCCGAACTGCAGGAGCGCGCGAGCCAGCCCGGTGGGCGCCTGCGCATCTCGGCTCCCCACGGCATGGGCAACGGCGAGTTCCCGGGCCTCCTGGCCGACTTCATGCGCTACTACCCGGATGTGAGCATCAGCCTGCAGCTGACCAATCGCGCGGTGGACCTCGCGGAAGAAGGCATCGACGTGGACATCCGCAGCGGCCCGGTCGCCGATGCCAACCTCATCGTGCGCAAGCTGATGCTCATGGAGATGGTGGTCTGCGCATCGCCGGTCTACTGGAAGAAGCACGGCAAGCCCGCGCATCCGCGCGATCTTGCCGCGCACGAGGCGCTCACCCATTCGCTGCTCGGTGCCCAGCCGGTCTGGCGCTTCGACGAAGCCGGCGAGCCGCTGGACGTGGCCGTCAAGAGCCGCATGGACTGCACCGAGGGCGCGCCGCTGATCCGCGTCGCGATGCGCGGCTTCGGCGTGATCTACCTGCCTTCCATCCTCGTGCAGTCGCACATCGACGAGGGCGAGCTGGTGCCGGTGCTGCAGGACTACGCGCGCAAGGACATGTGGCTCTCGGCCGCGTACCTGCAGCGGCGCCACAACAGCGCGGCCCTGCGCGCGCTGCTCGACTTTCTACAGACCCGCGTCGGCAAGGGGCCGGGCGCGAAACGCAAATAGAAAAACCCGGCAGGGCCGGGCTTTTTATTGCAGGCGTCGTTCAGCCGACGTGCTTGGCAAAGAATTCCAGCGTGCGGGTGCGCGCGAGCGTGGCGGCCTCGGCGTTGTAGGAGCCGCGCTGGTCGCAGTTGAAGCCGTGGCCAGATTCGTAGACATGCACCTGCACCTCCGGATGCGCCTTCTTGAAGGCCTCGATGGTGTCCAGCGGAATCCAGTGGTCCTGGTTGCCGAAGTGCGCCAGCACCGGCACCTTGGGCTGGCGCGCGGTTTCTTCCGGCGTGGTCATGCCCCCGCCGTAGTAAGGTGCCGCGGCCGCGATGCCCGGAACCAGGCTCGCGGCGCGCCAGACCAGGAGGCCGCCCCAGCAGTAGCCCACGATGCCCACCTTGCCGGCCTTGGCCGCATAGGCCACGGCGGCTTCGACGTCCTGCAGCACGCCGGGCGCGGGCAGCGCCTCGACCGCGGTCTTCAGCGCGAAGCCGGCCTTCATGTCGTCGTCGCTGTAGCCGAGCTCGACGCCGGGCTTCACGCGATGGAAGGTGGACGGAGAAACGGCAAGGTAGCCGTCCGCCGCATAGCCGTCGGCCACCGAGCGGATGTGCGAGTTGACGCCGAAGATTTCCGGCACCACGACCACGGCGCCGCGCGGCTTGCCGGCAGGCTCGGCCACGTAGGCTGGAAAGACGAAGCCGTCCTTTGCGGTGAGATCGATGAATTGGCCCATGGTTGTCTGCTCCTTGAATTTGCGAATGACCGATCGAAGAGGTGTGTCGCGCTAGCGCTCGTCCTGGAGCTTGCGCGCGACGAAATCGAGCCGGTCCTGGCCCCAGAATATCTCGCCGTCGATGACATAGCTCGGCGCGCCGAACACCTGGATGTCGATCGCTTCCTGGGTGTAGGCCTCATAGCGCTCCTGCACGGCCTGGCTCAGCGACTGCTCCGTGCGCTTGGGCGGCAGGCCGCATTCGGCGACCAGGGCCTCGAGCACCTTCGGATCGCCGATGTTGCGCTCCTGCACCCAGACCGCGGCCAATACCGCGCCGCACACCCGCATGGCCACGTCGGTGCCGTCGTGCAGGTCCACGGCGATGATCAGCCGCGCCGCATCGTCGCCCGAGACGGGAAAGAATTTCGGCTTGAGGTTGAGCGGCAGGCCGAGGTGGCGCGAAAAGCGCGCCAGTTCGACCAGCCGGTAGGCCTGGCGCTGCGGTGCCCGCTTGCCGAGCGGCAGTCCGCCCGAGATCGGATAGACGCTGCCCAGGTCCACCGGCCGGATGCGCACCGTGGCGCCCGCCGCTGCCGCGATGTCGGCGAAGCGGGCATGCCCCAGGTAGGTCCAGGGGCTTTGCGGCGCAAAGTAATAGTCGATCGTGTGGCTCATCCGCGTGCCCTCGATGATGTAATCCAAGCCAACGGTTTTAACTGACACGCAGTTTTTGTGCAGGAGGTCGGAATTGGACCAGGTACTCTTGATCACCGGGGGCGGCCGCGGCATCGGCGCCGCCACCGCCTTGCTGGCGGCCCAGCGCGGCTACGCGGTGGCCGTCAATTACGCGAGCAACTCGCTGGCCGCCGACGAGGTGGTGCGCACCATCCGCGCGGGCGGCGGCACTGCGGTGGCCGTGCAGGCCGACGTGGGCGACGAGGCACAGGTGGCCGCCATGTTCCAGAAGGTCGACGCGCGGCTCGGCCGCCTCACGGCGCTGGTCAACAACGCCGGGGTCGTCGACGTGCAGGCGCGTGTCGACGAAATGAGCGTGGCGCGGCTGGAACGCATGTTCCGCACCAACGTGATCGGCAGCTTCATCTGCGCCCGCGAAGCCGTTCGGCGCATGAGCACTCGCTACGGCGGTGCGGGCGGCGCCATCGTCAATATTTCCAGCGCCGCGGCGAGGCTTGGCTCGCCGGGCCAGTACGTCGACTACGCGGCCAGCAAGGGCGCCATCGACACCTTCACCATCGGCCTGGCCAAGGAAGTCGCCGCCGAGGGCATCCGCGTCAATGCGGTGCGGCCCGGCCTGATCGACACCGAGATCCACGCCTCCGGCGGCATGCCCGACCGCGCCTTCGAGCTGGCGCCCACCGTGCCGATGCAGCGCACCGGCAGCGCCGACGAGATTGCCGGCGCCATCCTGTGGCTGCTGTCCGAAGAGGCCAGCTACACCACCATGGCCCTGCTCGACGTGACCGGAGGGAGGTAAGTTGAGTACCTCGATGGACCTGATCAAGCCGCTGGTCACGCTGGTGGCCATCGTCAACCCGCTGGCCATCGTGCCCTTCTTCATCCACTACACGCAGGGCTATTCCGATGCGCAGCGCCGGCACACGGTGCGCATGTCGGCGTTCAGCGCCTTCGTCGTGATCGCGGTCAGCGCACTGATCGGGCTGCAACTGCTGGCATTCTTCGGCATCTCGATTGCGAGCTTCCAGGTGGGCGGCGGACTGCTGCTGCTCATGAGCTCGCTCTCGATGCTCAATGCACAGCCGGCCGAGAGCAAGACCAACGTCGAGGAGCTGCGCGCCACCGAGGTCAAGGCCTCGATGGGCGCATCCATCGCGGTGGTGCCGCTCACCATTCCGCTGCTCACCGGCCCGGCCACCATATCGACCGTGGTGATCTATGCCGACAAGACGCAGCACCTGTGGGAGCTGGGGTTGCTGGTGGGCTACGGCGTGGTGGTGGCGCTGGCCACCGCGCTGGCGTTCTCGCTCGCGCAGCCGATCGCGCGCGTGCTCGGCAAGACCGGCATCAACATCATGACGCGGCTCATGGGGCTGATCCTCGCGGCGCTGGCGGTCGAGGTCATGGCCGACGGGCTCGGCAAGCTGTTTCCGATACTGCAGCGCGTGGGCTAGTGCCCGTTCAGGCCAGCATCTTCTCGAGGATTTTCCAGTGCGCGGGCTCGACCGGCGTGATCGACAGCCGGTTCCCCTTGCGCAGCACCACCAGGTCGGCCAGCTCGGGCCTGGCGCGCAGTTCGGGCAGCGCCAGGAGCCGCGTCTTGCGGACGGCCTGCACGTCGACCAGCAGCCAGCGCGGATCGTCCTTCTTCGAGGCCGGGTCGTAGTACGGCGACTTCGGGTCGAATTGCGTCGGGTCGGGCTTGATGCCCGAGGCCACGCGCGCAAGGCCCGCGATGCCGGGCTCGGGGCAGCTCGAGTGATAGAACAGCACGCCGTCGCCGACCTTCATGCCGTCGCGCATGAAGTTGCGTGCCTGGTAGTTGCGCACGCCGGTCCAGGCCACCGTGGCGTTGGGCGCGGCAAGCGCGTCGTCGATCGAGACCTCGCCGGGCTCGGATTTCATCAACCAGTAATTGGGCATGGTGCCCGTTATGGTGTCACATAGTCAGACACCACCACCCACTTTCCGTCCTTGATTTGCGACAGGCGCGACTGGTCGTTGCCCAGGCGCTTGGTGGCGGTGTAGCTGCTCTTGGGGCTGCCGAACATGTCGGGCTCGAAGGTCATGCTGTCCATCGCCTTGATGAAGCTGTCGGTCGTGAGGTTCGGGCCCGCCTTCTGCGCCGCCTTGATGAACGAATCGATGATCACGTAGCCATACACCGAGAACACGGTCGGGTCTTCGTTGAACTTGGTCTTGTACTTGTTGGCCCAGAAGCGCAGCGGCTGCGACTGCTCGTCGGTGTACGGGTTCTGCACCGTCATGGTGGCGTAGACACCGTCCATCGCCTTGCCGCCGAGCTTGTGGATCAGGTCGGTATAGGAGGCGCTGGAGCCCAGGAAGGTCGGGTTGAAGCCCGTCTTGCGCGCCTCGCCCACGGTGCCGATGGTTTCGCGGATGATGGTGCCGAGCACCACGAGGTCGCAGTTGGCGGCCTTCATCTTCGCCACCTGCGAGCTGAAGTCGGTGGCGCCGCGCTTGAAGGAGGTCTTCTCGGCCAGTTCCATGTCCGCCGCCTTCAGGCCCGCCTCGGCACCGCGCTGCACCTCGAGCCCGAACTCGTCGTCCTGGTAGATGGTGCAGACCTTCTTCGCGCCCTTCTCCTTGATCAT
The Variovorax sp. OAS795 genome window above contains:
- the rpsL gene encoding 30S ribosomal protein S12, producing the protein MPTINQLVRQGRTVEKINSKSPAMQNSPQRRGVCTRVYTTTPKKPNSALRKVAKVRLTNGFEVISYIGGEGHNLQEHSVVLVRGGRVKDLPGVRYHIVRGSLDLQGVKDRKQSRSKYGAKRPKKA
- a CDS encoding D-alanyl-D-alanine carboxypeptidase family protein, whose translation is MNRFLDAFRALVLTAAASVCMIAAAQVPAPPEVAARSYLLLDVTANQILAQKDIDSPVEPASLTKLMSAYIVFDALRAKKITLTQTMPVSQRAWKMPGSRMFIDPKMQVPVEDLIKGLIVQSGNDATVALAEGVGGTVEHFVELMNAQAKALGMKNTSYKNPEGLTASGHTTTARDLSILATRLVRDFPEEAKYYAIKKYRYPGTPSTNDTNRNLLLFRDPTVDGLKTGHTDAAGYCMIATAKRDFPNLTGGRRLLSIVLGASGETVRANESQKLLNWGYTAYDAVRLFDAGQPAATPAVWKGKVNTLKLGRPDAIVVAVPAGTANKIKTQVARPDPLVAPFTKYQSVGSLKVTLDDQPLADVPLVALEGVEQAGIFGRAWDAVRLWIK
- a CDS encoding alpha/beta fold hydrolase, with amino-acid sequence MNSQTEKIRLQGAAGLIEVQRDRPAEADVTRGTAVIAHPHPLFGGTMDNKVVQTLARAFVACGWTAVRFNFRGVGASEGVHDEGRGEREDMLKVVEQLAPEGPLAIAGFSFGAFVASCAAETLWASRDIRQLVLVGTAASRFAVATLPADAHERTLVVHGEADDTVPLSAVMDWARPQSLPVTVVPGGGHFFHGQLPLLKSLVVRHLRAGIA
- a CDS encoding (2Fe-2S) ferredoxin domain-containing protein; its protein translation is MPSSTPAAPRGYYGRHIFFCLNERKNGEDCCALHNAQQGFDRCKSKVKEAGLAGPGKVRVNKAGCLDRCAGGPVAVVYPEAVWYTFVDAEDIDEIVESHLKNGKVVERLVLPPDVGR
- a CDS encoding VanZ family protein yields the protein MEPQHKTAALPLALAYAALIVYASLYPFADWRDQGIAPWAYLSAPWPKYWTGFDFAINVGGYVPFGFLCALAVLRTRRDASVWRAMLRATLAGAAVAFAMETLQSYLPARIPSNVDLGLNTSGALLGAMLAAGLERLGAVAHWSRARSQWFVEESRGALVLLALWPIALLFPAAVTFGLGQVFERLEVAISEWLLDTPFIDWMPLRQFELEPLVPAVELLCVMLGALVPCLLAFLVTRTVARRAVLLPLTLLAGIGASALSAALSYGPEHAWAWLGLPVQVGIASALFAGVLLLGAPRRLCAALLLVGLVIQLSLLNQAPESAYFAQTLATWEQGRFIRFHGLAQWLGWVWPFAVLAYVVAALSRRGRPAS
- a CDS encoding CopD family protein codes for the protein MLWVKSFHIVFIASWFAGLFYLPRIFVNLAMVPPESVAERERLLLMARKLLRFTTFLAIPALAFGLWLWLGYGIGRGPGNGWMHAKLALVLAAIGYHHGCGVLLRRFVAGGQGRSHRWYRWFNELPVLLLLGIVVLVVVKPF
- the hemB gene encoding porphobilinogen synthase; this encodes MYPAGRPRRLRRDAFTRNLVREHALTAHDLIYPVFVQEGEKKRDAVSSMPGVDRLSLDLLLPVAEQCVAAGIPVMALFPVIDAGLKTPAGDEAFNPDGLIPRVVAALKSRFPELGVMTDVALDPYTSHGQDGLLDDSGYILNDPTVEVLVKQALAQSQAGVDIVAPSDMMDGRIGAIRTALETRGDVHTRIMAYSAKYASAFYGPFRDAVGSAATLGKSNKKVYQMDPGNSDEALREVGLDIAEGADMVMVKPGMPYLDIVRRVKDEFHVPTFAYQVSGEYAMLKAAAQNGWLDHDAVVLESLLAFKRAGADGVLTYFALDAARLLQKQ
- a CDS encoding magnesium transporter CorA family protein, giving the protein MRIIEINRSQVSEHPALAPLTVPGACGAPSYLWISLTRDEFRTALPEVQQILQTLCLTQLVDLHVADLLNDQLPSHFDYTSKYDVLVFRRLASGPGQPAPGNGNGKGASAGEPPLAGRRGPPVLRRVDTRPVGFAVFDRVLLSVHPEDGAVRDAFAARLLAAGSPDGHGAPALDVRATSARVPTGTADLMLRVINQIVDGYLDMRRELTRQLDHWQTELIDPRSRFTNWGALMEARQSLHHLDEICQDQRAAIQDWIDSLETLPPPKGETEQRERDLVMVRSRDVLEHIERVVHHVRRLEQNAETAVQMHFSVQGHRANDIMRVLTALTAIFLPLNLIAGIFGMNFEFIPLVHKADGFWIAMSAMLVIALVLVVVFWRKRYLARTR
- a CDS encoding DUF4148 domain-containing protein, coding for MKTSHILAAAALTLLAATGAQAETYDGVNTAISTKSRDEVNAEAVRTASAPNQNVTRGSRGPETVAVSKDRSLVEAEAVRTAYAPDQNVSSGSRVNSKVLSTMPHPMDARVQAQQGSGAVAK
- a CDS encoding LysR family transcriptional regulator → MDSLDLIRTFREVASQGSFSHAAKKLDMSKATVSKYVAELETRFGVRLLNRSTRSVSLTDAGQLLLERSTPVLEMVELTQAELQERASQPGGRLRISAPHGMGNGEFPGLLADFMRYYPDVSISLQLTNRAVDLAEEGIDVDIRSGPVADANLIVRKLMLMEMVVCASPVYWKKHGKPAHPRDLAAHEALTHSLLGAQPVWRFDEAGEPLDVAVKSRMDCTEGAPLIRVAMRGFGVIYLPSILVQSHIDEGELVPVLQDYARKDMWLSAAYLQRRHNSAALRALLDFLQTRVGKGPGAKRK